Below is a genomic region from Drosophila albomicans strain 15112-1751.03 chromosome 2R, ASM965048v2, whole genome shotgun sequence.
AACTGTTTTTAGGATGGAAAAGTACCCGACTTCAGGATTTCTattctaatttttaaaaaattctatatattaattaatttcttattttctaaggcttttagaaataaaaaataaatattattcttttacttttacttctCATTAATAGAGAATATAAAGAGTTTTAAATGCAATCGACTCGTAGCAatcaagtatttttaagtttatatgAATAGACAGACCTAGTGAATAATTTAGAATATAAATTGCGTGTCTTTTAGATACACTGCTCGCCACTTAAATAGGACACCTTAACTTAACTTCATTCTTTCCAAGTCGTAGAATATGGCCGTTACAAATCTTGGTTATGGTATGtagaaaaatatgttttgatTGTCAATAGAAGTCAACGGATATTTCGTAGCCGTAGTCGAGCCCTCTTGACTagaatgttttgtttataatagACAGATGTTTAATTgggtacacacacatatttaatattctgtGAATACTCCAAAACTTTTGTATCAATGTGGTAAACACAATATAAATTActtggcaaacaatttaacattGATATGTGTATTTAACGTATGTATGACAAGATTATTAACCAATCAGGAGGGGATACTAAAaggttttatttgatttcattaacaataatattgaatttagttgATATCAACAATTGTTCAAACATAAAATTGCACACCTGGAACTAATGCCATACgtaaaataatgtattatgCATGGGATTCCATATCTCTGTAAGTATTTGGAAATTCCGCAAAATCACAAACACTTTCTGGATCAATAAAAGTACGGGTTTGCCTCATACAAGCtggttaaatataataaaattgggAATATCGAATTTGCCCTATCGAAGATTGGTATAAAAGGGCCACACTTCTGTCCCAAAGTATCATTGTATCATCAGTTCAACTGAGTTCAACATGAGAATCCAAACCGTAATCCTTGGTTGTGTCCTGGTGGCAGCATGCCTGATCAGGAGCAGCGATGCCGTTTGTGCCGCAACAACTTGCACAGCAGCTGAGTGTGCCGAGGCTGACAATGAATCGGATCCTTCCTGTGTCACcacgactacgactacgactacaaccacaaccacTGCTGCTACCGACACAGAAGCAACCACTGTAGCTTCCGactcagcaacaacaaccgtgTCATCCagttcctcctcctcttcggACTCCGCAAGCACCTCCACCTCTGCTTTGACCAGATGTAGGCGCAGGAATCGTCGCTTGTTGAGACGCATCAGGGTACTCCGCAGGCAACTCAGAAATTCGAGAACTGGAGTCAGAAGAGTTATTAGAGTTAATCGTGTTGTTAGCAACGGAGTCAACAACGGAGTCAACCGAGGAACCAACAGGAGAGTGACCAGGGTTGTCAACGTGGGTTTCCGTAACGGCAGGGGCCAAAGGGGGCGCGTTGTCGttggaaaataaacaaaccaaTGCCTGTCTTACGACTACTTCgattgtttaatattattaaatgctaTGATTGAACATTTTACATTCcgctttttatttaaaagaaaattttcgGGTACACTTCTACACGATCTTTCGATACCAGATTTGATGGACCTGCACTCGAATTAaggaaacaagtaagaaagcttcagtcgagtgtgttcgactgtgagatacccgctacccattttgagtatcatcaaaatattgcggtattattttcataatatatcgaaaatactACCTGATCGAGACAAAATTTTCGAGAATCATAATTactgttgtttttattgtatacaccgcagctctagctttaaaattacgcttgttattcgattttgttgatttgcgggggagGAACtgagcgtggcaaaaattaaaaaaaaacaaacttgatctgcgtacaaacataataaatgctgtaaaaaaaaattttaagctttatctcttataggctatgagatccagtgtttcatatggacagacggacaaacaatcagacggacagacagatatcCGGACAGATGTCCTTCTGtccggacatggctagatcgtctcggctgttgatgctgatcaagaatatattatatatactttacatacatttcctgccggcacaaagttataatacccttctaccctatgagtagcgaGTACAAAAATTGATAGGTCCGACCACTCCAACCACATTCgtctttcatttttgtatagTGAGTAAAACTGCAACTAGATCTCAGACGCTAAAAGGGAAGCAGCTACTATttgtgttattaattttttttgtaacattTGACATTCCTGTGAGAAGATGAATTTGgagagtaaaataaaaattaattacaaacacATTTCATAAGCtggaatatatatagtacatatagtacagtatattttaatgccaTTCGAGTGCAATAATGTAAtggtttatttgtttctttcttgTAATATCTTATTGTTTAAACAGAAGTGATTACATTCTTAGcgaaacaaattatttatttaaagcattaGCGTAGTTTAAGTCAAAATTCCAGCTTTTGACTAGTTATAATCAAAACATTTTGGTAAGTAACAACTAAGCGACTCCAagacttaaaattaattgatacAAAAGAGTCTATTGCAGTCAAACCATAACTTCTTGTGTGTTTTCTgttaatcttttatttttatgtcgAAATATAACTGATGAGAATAATATGTGTTTCTCCACTGAAAGCATACTATTATGTCAGAACCCGCAAATAATAACGTTCTTGTTATGATATTATTGCCATTTTATTAACCTTggcaaataattgaattcaGATCTTTTCTTTCGGGATTGATACAAATTTTGTGTAtcttcttatttatttaatttaaagaaagacgtcataagaataatattcttcatttattgtgaataaaatatatgctaTTGTTTCAAGCATAATGCATTCTTTCATCAAGTCATATGTTCTACAGCAAACATTAATTGATAGGTGAAAAGCACTGCTATCAAATAAGACCTTTGTTCCATTCCCCAAATTTGTTAGAGAACATTTGTGCAAACATATAATATCAATACCAATAGATGATTTACGTTCTAATAAACGAATGTCAATAAGTAAAAATCGAGCATAACTAGTAGAAAATAAAGATGCAGAGGCAATTTTTGTATTCGCCAGGCTGTGCAAATAAGCTAAAATCTGCAAATAATATTGGGCCATCGAAAATTGGTATATAAGGCGCCAAGGCTTATCACCAAATATCATTGAAACAGTTCAACTGGAATCAATATGAGAATCCAGATACTAATTCTTGGTTGTGCCCTCGTGGCAATGTGCCTGATCAGGAGAAGCGAAGCAGCTTGTGCCGCAACAGTTTGCACAGCGGCTGAATGTGCCGAGACTGACAATGCATCGGATCCTTCCTGCACAAcgaccaccacaacaacaacgaccactgaggcagcagcagcagcagcagaaacaacaacagcagcatcggACGCCAGTGCCACTACAACAACGGTATCATCGGCATCCAGCAGTAGTTCTTCAGACTCCACAACAAGTTCTAGTGCTGCTACTATCGCTAGATTGAGGCGCAGACTCCGTAGGCTAAGGAGGAGGCGTCGTCTTCAACGCCTGCGTAGGAGGAGAATAAACCAGAGAAGATTGCAAGCTCAAAGACTCAGGACAGTGCGGAGGCAAAATAGGCAGGTTGTCAACCAGAACAGGAACCTCAGGAATAGAATCCGTCGTCTTAGACAGGGTTAAGCACACTGTCAGGTGCAGCAGCTAACTCACTCTGAATCACACAAGCTTTAAGTAAATTGGCTAGCATGCGAGTATCTAGCATACTTTCATTGCAgtcaatataccatatccaGATACTTTGCAGCAATTAAAGAACATTAACATAAAATCTTacgcttttttatttgtcttaCTCTTAAAGTGTTATCTCTTTTAGTTTTGGGCAGCTGCATTTAGCTCAGCTAGATGAATCTGCTGATCCACATGTGTTGATCTCGTATTACTAAGTTGACACTAATCTATTTCCACATGTGATTGAATCGGTTCGATACACCTAAATACTAACAATTAAAGAGTTATTGAATATAAACCACAAACCAACCAAATGTAATCTGAACTTAATCCTTTCTGCATCTtcaatcaataaacaaaaataaatatatttagtattttattgacaAATTCTTTCATACTATATGTCGGTAAATCTCACGTATATTTCTTACATGTAAGAATTTGTAGAATATATGTAAAACTTAAATCGGAATTTGtatgttaacaaaaaaaaagtgtgtattaaaatcaaaacaaaacttctTACGATCTCATTGAGTATTTTCTGTTatagttgtttattttaaaacagttTATAATTGGGTCAGCAATTTTAACAACAATAGAAAAATTCTCTCATTGTGATGTATTCACagtataaacaacaaataaaagatGCCTCCATTTATATTTGAACAGTTTCGTCTTTGAGAAATTATTCAAATCAGTTTCTTTGCTTATAGTGTTTATCGCTTCTTCATATTCATTCTACTTAAATAAAGATGAGTGTATAATCTTTGTTATTCTATGATTCTCTTATTTTTCATAAGCACCcctaacaaaatacattttttgttccatttcacaaattttaagTTTAGCTTTTGAAAGCAATTGGGTAAACATATAATAGCTTAACTTGAAAAGACGACTTGCGCTCATCTATCATTCACGATATTCAATAAAACGAAATTGCTTAAAACTAGTTTCAAATAAAAGTGCAAGGGCGGTTCTTGCCTTTTCTCAAGCTGCGTAAATAAACTATAATTGGCAAATAAAAGTTTCTTATCgaaatttggtatttaaagCGCAAAATTTTCTCACAAAGTATCATTGGAGATCTTCTACTGATATCAATATGAGAATCCAAACGGTAATCCTTGGTTGTTTCCTTGTGGCATTGTGCCTGATCAGGAGGAGCGAAGCAGCTTGTGCCGCAACAACCTGCACAGCAGCTGAGTGTGCCGAGGCTGCTAATGCGTCGGATCCTTCCTGTCTCACAACAACTACGACTACAACAACGACCACTGAGGCATCAGCCGCAACAGCAGACACAACATCCACAGCAGCATCGGACACCAGTGCCACTTCTACAACGGCATCATCAGCATCGTCCAGCAGCAGTTCCTCAGACTCCACATCTAGTTCTGATGCTGCTACGATAGCGAGATTGAGACGCAGACTGCGCAGGCAAAGGAGGCGTCGTCTTCAACAACAACGTGCGAGGAGACAAGCTCAAAGAAGGAGGCAAGCTGAAAGACGCAGGGCAGCATTGAGGCAACAGAGGCAGACAGCTCAGCAAAACCGAAACCTTAGGAACAGAATTCGTCGTCTTACACAGGGTTAATAATAAGCAGAAAGAAAACATGTAATAAAGCTGCAGTCATGTCTTGACTATGGAAGACCCTCACTTCTCATGGGACCCCTTAAAAAATGTAGCTCCCTGAATTAATTTCgaattaataaacattaaaatgttactttaaaacatataaattcttatttattctcctttattttgtaaatcattaaaaatattaataagtgACTACCGTGATTGATAAGCGCTTGCTTTCACTGTCATGCTTTCACATGCCAGATTATCCTTGGCATTATACAATAACTtatattctttaataattatacccgctacccatagggtagaagggtattataactttgtgccggcaggaaatgtatgtaacaggtagaaggaggcatctccgaccctataaagtatatattcttgatcagcgtcaacagccgagacgatatagcaatgtccgtctgtccgtctgtccgtccgtccgtatgaaacactggatctcagagactataagagatagagctataattttttttcgacggcatttgttatgtttgcatacagatcaagtttatttcaaatttttgccacgcccacttccgcccccgcaaatcaaaaaaatcgaataccaagcctaatttaaaagctagagttgcgaattttggtatttaattacgagaattactgtagtagttatgattcctgaatttggttgcgatcagataaaaattgtcgaagttattaaagaaatacttttgtatgggcaaaaacgcctacttagtAGGGGTCtgatttgctttggccgacaatctggtacattgtgccgtctatagtatattttgaatggtgtactatatcgatataccaaacataccatttggtatattttaagtattttttagtatttttggtatattttgaaaatgataccgcaatattttgcctttattaaaaatgggtagcgggtatctcacagtcgagaacactcgactgtaactttcttacttgtttttatatttgtaaaaaaaatttggaatTAATATGAAGCACCACAATTTAGTCTTCtgtaaaattatatattgataaatacgaattttagttattattattactctaCAATAACAAACCCAAGTAGGTAAATACATAGAATACATAGATATTCTTGAGGTCAAACGGACAGActattatatactttatataactatatatttttctacGATTCGAACTTTTCACTGCATTAGATTTGTGAGCAAAgctaatataaattttgtcagtcaataaaaaattattccGTTATAATCAAGGTTTCTGTATTCCTCACTCAGTTCAAGTTCACTTTAGAATTTGGATATGAAGTCCCTTGCCACCACAGTTAACAAAACTTCACAGAGGATTCGATTTGACAAAGAGAATTCTTACTGAGTATGCTCGATTTGAAGTTATTCCGTGCCCTCAATGggaattcaaaattattctttcTGGGATTTGCTGTTTGCAGCTTTTGATGTAAGATATATACCAgctgtttcatttttgtttctatttgaCTGATATTTGCAGGTTCGGTATTACTCGTGACATGCTTATTTATGATAATTATTTGTtcaatagtatttattattttattctacgTTGTATAACAATTGTGCAAATATATAGAACAATTTGAAGATTTCAGTTTATATAGACGAATGTCAATAATACCAAATCGTTAACAACTAGTCGAAAATAAAGATGCAAGGGCAATCTTTGCATTTGTCAAGCTGTGtaaataaactataatttgcaaatacaaTTGGTCTATCGAAAATTGGTATAAAAAGCTCCAAAGTTCTTCACAAAGTATCATTGGAGATCTTCTACTGATATCAATATGAGAATCCAAACGGTAATCCTTGGTTGTGCCCTTGTGGCACTGTGCCTGATCAGGAGAAGCGAAGCAGCTTGTGCCGCAACAACTTGCACAGCAGCTGAGTGTGCCGAGGCTGCTAATGCTTCGGATCCTTCCTGtacaacgacaaccacaacgacaacgaccactgaagcagcagcagcagcaacagacacAACATCTACAGCAGCGTCGGACACCAGTGCCactacaacaacgacatcATCGTCTACATCCAGTAGCAGTTCTTCAGACTCCACAAGCAGTTCTGATGCTGCTACTATTGCTAGATTGAGGCGCAGACTGCGCAGGTTAAGGAGGAGGAGTCTTCAACGTCAACGTGCGAGGAGACAAGCTCAAAGAAGGAGGCAAGCTGCAAGACGCAGGGCAGCATTGAGGcaacagaggcagagacagagagcccAGCAGAACAGGAACCGCAGAAACAGAAACCGTCGTCAAAGACAGGGTTAAGCATGATCATTAAAGAAcatttataaaacatttattgcaTTATAAAATCTTTTGTTCTTCACCTGAAGCTTAGCTTCTCATGTATTTCTAATGACATACTAGAAAACTTTGtgtaatatactattatttcGATTTCATGCATTGCCTATTGGAACTTTTGTCTTTGTCATACAATAATCTTTTGTCTACTCAGAAGCTCTGCTCGTATGTTTGCTAGTATCTTTCTATCTACGAACAATttctgtgttttgttgttgcaaaacGATTGTTCAAACAGACAATAATACAATTGGAAAGAAGATTTTCGTGCGTCACTAATATCAATAacagaaaattgcaaataactATTTGAATGAAAAAGATGGCACGTTTTTGGGACTATTAAAGCTGTGCAAACTGTctgaaatttgcaaataaaattcgCCTATCAAAATATTGCACAGAAAGAGCAGACTTTTGTCACAAATTAATATTGGAGAGGTGAAACTGATGTGAAGCGAAATTAATTCTTTTCAATCATACGTGTagtacaataaacaaaaattaaatgctttgcaGAAACATTTTAGTTCGATACTCTCCTATTATTGTTTATGagagcaaaacaacaacacgttTCAACTTCAAAATAACTGCTACATTTTAGgataaaatacttttgcctTTGCACACTTTTAGGCAGTCAAAGTAGATTGGCTCTTTGCCAAAGAGGCGTATAAGTAATACAAAGAGCTACACATAATTGCTCAATGAATGTGA
It encodes:
- the LOC127566027 gene encoding uncharacterized protein LOC127566027, which produces MRIQTVILGCVLVAACLIRSSDAVCAATTCTAAECAEADNESDPSCVTTTTTTTTTTTTAATDTEATTVASDSATTTVSSSSSSSSDSASTSTSALTRCRRRNRRLLRRIRVLRRQLRNSRTGVRRVIRVNRVVSNGVNNGVNRGTNRRVTRVVNVGFRNGRGQRGRVVVGK